A window of the Bacillus sp. A301a_S52 genome harbors these coding sequences:
- a CDS encoding PDZ domain-containing protein translates to MYTALAAIDNDEAAMVMESGNNDNSAGNEGHDSEITEDQLKKLERAFDIISEQYVNEVDESELLDGAIHGMLEVLDDPYSVYMDETTAKEFMESLDSSFEGIGAEVSMTNGKVTIVAPFRDSPAEEAGLRPNDQIIEIDEENIEGLSLYEAVSKIRGEKGTTVTLTIERPGVTDPISIDVVRDEIPIETVYGEIIEEEDQSIGLIELRSFSENTAERFEEELVKLEDEGIDGLIIDVRGNPGGFLQSVEDIGSLLIPEGEAIVQIEDREGERMRHLSNLEEEKEYPVVTLVDEGSASASEILAAALKEAGGYDVVGKSTFGKGTVQQTLPMGDGSEMKLTLFRWLTSDGNDINEEGVEPTVEIEQPEFFYVSPIDAEETLMIDMTNDHIASAQIMLKGLGYKPGRTDGYFDETTEDTISDFQEDEDLDVTGEINEETADRLQELIIEAVQNKENDRQLKKAIELLTKE, encoded by the coding sequence ATGTATACTGCTTTAGCAGCGATAGATAATGATGAAGCAGCAATGGTAATGGAGTCAGGAAATAATGACAATTCTGCAGGTAATGAAGGACATGACTCAGAAATAACAGAAGATCAATTAAAAAAACTTGAGCGAGCTTTTGACATTATTTCTGAACAATATGTGAATGAAGTTGATGAATCTGAGCTTCTTGATGGTGCAATCCACGGTATGTTAGAAGTATTAGATGATCCTTACTCAGTATATATGGATGAAACGACTGCAAAAGAATTTATGGAGTCATTAGACTCTTCTTTTGAAGGTATCGGGGCAGAAGTGAGTATGACAAATGGAAAGGTGACAATTGTAGCACCATTCCGCGACTCTCCTGCCGAAGAGGCTGGGCTGAGACCAAACGATCAAATTATCGAAATTGATGAGGAGAATATTGAAGGGCTTTCTCTTTATGAGGCAGTGTCTAAAATTCGTGGAGAGAAAGGGACAACTGTCACCTTAACAATTGAACGTCCAGGAGTAACTGACCCTATATCTATTGACGTTGTACGAGATGAAATTCCAATTGAAACAGTATATGGAGAGATTATTGAAGAAGAAGATCAATCAATTGGTCTAATAGAATTACGCTCTTTTTCAGAAAATACAGCAGAGCGTTTTGAAGAGGAATTAGTCAAACTAGAAGATGAGGGAATTGATGGTTTAATTATTGATGTACGCGGCAATCCTGGAGGATTTTTACAAAGTGTTGAAGACATTGGCAGCCTTTTAATACCTGAGGGTGAAGCTATCGTACAAATAGAAGACCGAGAAGGCGAACGGATGCGACACCTTTCAAATCTGGAAGAAGAAAAAGAATATCCAGTCGTCACTTTGGTTGATGAGGGAAGTGCGTCAGCTTCGGAAATTCTTGCAGCCGCATTAAAAGAGGCTGGTGGCTATGATGTCGTTGGAAAAAGTACATTTGGAAAAGGGACCGTTCAACAAACTCTTCCAATGGGTGACGGGAGTGAGATGAAATTAACGTTATTCAGATGGTTAACGTCTGATGGTAATGACATTAATGAGGAAGGCGTCGAGCCAACAGTTGAGATTGAGCAACCGGAGTTTTTCTACGTCTCCCCAATTGATGCAGAAGAAACCCTTATGATTGATATGACTAATGATCATATTGCAAGTGCTCAAATTATGCTTAAAGGACTAGGGTATAAACCTGGGAGAACTGATGGGTATTTTGATGAAACGACTGAAGACACCATTTCTGACTTCCAAGAGGATGAGGATCTTGACGTCACTGGTGAAATTAATGAAGAAACAGCTGATCGCTTGCAAGAGTTAATCATTGAAGCAGTTCAGAACAAAGAAAATGATAGGCAGCTCAAAAAAGCTATAGAACTTTTGACGAAAGAATAA
- a CDS encoding peptidoglycan DD-metalloendopeptidase family protein, with protein MVTAVLVFTALSGSLNLHNETAYANTGEDLERDIDSYKQEQAEKESEAAEREEELESIEEEITDVKEEIKQLDDEVIETNEQISVKEEEVDETTARVEQLHEDIEELEERIAARDELLKERVKSMYQNGGNVNYLEVVLGAQSFGDLVERVSALNSIAQQDRAILEEHIEDMEALEIATEELENELASLENQMAELEGLKEQLEQQLEAKGVLIDDLEAQGYEIEDDLLSIEEERELLKAQEEAAKIELAAWEEEQKRLEEERKKKEEEERRQREEAERREAEKANQSSGSSSSNSSNETASSSNGGSATFHRPANGRVTSGFGSRTHPVYGTTRQHNGIDYGRDGGTGIFAAEAGTVVSARSMGGYGNTIIITHVIDGKTYATLYAHLASFNVSVGDRVSRGQNIATMGTTGTSTGVHLHFEVHPGGYSGGSSAVNPAPYLP; from the coding sequence ATAGTGACTGCTGTATTGGTTTTTACTGCGCTTTCTGGCTCTTTGAATCTACATAATGAGACAGCTTATGCGAATACAGGTGAAGACCTTGAGAGAGATATAGATTCATATAAACAGGAACAAGCAGAAAAAGAAAGTGAAGCTGCTGAAAGAGAAGAGGAATTAGAAAGTATTGAAGAAGAAATAACTGACGTTAAGGAAGAGATAAAACAATTAGATGATGAAGTAATAGAAACTAATGAACAAATTAGTGTAAAAGAAGAAGAAGTCGATGAAACAACAGCAAGAGTTGAACAATTACATGAAGACATAGAAGAATTGGAGGAGCGTATTGCTGCTCGTGATGAACTCCTAAAAGAACGTGTGAAGTCCATGTATCAAAATGGAGGCAACGTCAACTATCTTGAAGTTGTACTTGGTGCGCAAAGCTTCGGGGATTTAGTAGAGCGTGTTTCTGCCCTAAATTCAATTGCTCAACAAGATCGTGCTATTCTAGAGGAACATATTGAAGACATGGAAGCTCTTGAAATAGCTACAGAAGAACTAGAAAATGAACTAGCCAGCCTTGAAAACCAAATGGCAGAATTGGAAGGATTAAAAGAGCAATTAGAACAACAACTTGAAGCTAAAGGTGTTTTGATAGATGATTTAGAAGCACAAGGGTATGAAATTGAAGATGATCTATTATCTATTGAAGAAGAGCGAGAGCTTTTGAAAGCGCAAGAAGAGGCAGCGAAGATAGAACTGGCTGCTTGGGAAGAAGAACAAAAACGATTAGAAGAAGAACGGAAAAAAAAGGAAGAGGAAGAACGACGTCAGCGTGAAGAGGCTGAGCGGCGAGAAGCTGAAAAAGCAAACCAATCAAGTGGCTCTTCATCTTCAAATAGTTCTAACGAAACAGCATCATCGTCAAATGGTGGGTCTGCCACCTTCCATAGACCGGCCAATGGACGTGTGACGTCTGGATTTGGAAGTAGGACACATCCTGTTTATGGGACAACACGCCAACATAATGGAATTGATTACGGGCGAGATGGTGGAACAGGTATATTTGCAGCTGAAGCTGGGACAGTTGTTTCAGCGAGAAGTATGGGTGGATATGGGAATACGATTATCATTACACATGTTATCGATGGCAAAACGTATGCCACGTTATATGCCCATCTAGCATCTTTCAATGTGTCTGTTGGTGATCGCGTGAGTAGAGGGCAAAACATTGCGACGATGGGGACAACTGGAACTTCTACTGGAGTACATCTTCATTTCGAAGTTCACCCAGGCGGCTATTCAGGAGGCTCATCAGCAGTTAACCCTGCCCCTTATTTACCTTAA